The Odocoileus virginianus isolate 20LAN1187 ecotype Illinois chromosome 27, Ovbor_1.2, whole genome shotgun sequence genome has a window encoding:
- the LOC110132945 gene encoding histone H1.4-like, protein MSETVPAAPPAPSPAEKTAVKKKARKSTGAAKRKPSGPPVSELITKAVAASKERSGVSLAALKKALAAAGYDVEKNNSRIKLGLKSLVSKGTLVQTKGTGASGSFKLNKKAATGETKPKAKKAGAAKPKKATGAAKKSKKVTGVAAPKKTAKKTLKVKPTTGAKKVAKSPKKVKITKPKAAKSPVKAKVHKPKVAKPKAVKPKKAIPKK, encoded by the coding sequence ATGTCTGAAACTGTACCTGCCGCgcctcctgctccttctcctgCGGAGAAGACAGCCGTGAAGAAAAAGGCCCGCAAGTCCACCGGTGCCGCGAAGCGCAAGCCGTCCGGGCCCCCAGTGTCCGAGCTCATTACCAAGGCTGTCGCCGCCTCCAAGGAGCGCAGCGGCGTGTCTCTGGCTGCGCTTAAGAAGGCACTGGCGGCTGCGGGCTACGATGTGGAGAAGAACAACAGCCGCATCAAACTGGGTCTTAAAAGCCTGGTGAGCAAGGGCACCCTGGTGCAGACCAAGGGCACCGGGGCTTCCGGCTCTTTCAAGCTCAACAAGAAGGCGGCCACCGGGGAGACCAAACCCAAGGCGAAGAAAGCGGGCGCGGCCAAGCCCAAGAAGGCTACTGGGGCGGCTAAGAAGTCCAAGAAAGTCACGGGTGTGGCCGCCCCGAAAAAAACCGCTAAGAAAACCTTGAAGGTGAAGCCTACTACTGGGGCCAAGAAAGTGGCCAAAAGCCCGAAAAAGGTGAAGATAACCAAGCCCAAGGCGGCCAAGAGCCCGGTCAAGGCTAAAGTTCATAAGCCCAAGGTAGCTAAGCCTAAAGCGGTCAAGCCAAAAAAGGCGATCCCCAAGAAGTAG
- the LOC139031407 gene encoding histone H3.1: MARTKQTARKSTGGKAPRKQLATKAARKSAPATGGVKKPHRYRPGTVALREIRRYQKSTELLIRKLPFQRLVREIAQDFKTDLRFQSSAVMALQEACEAYLVGLFEDTNLCAIHAKRVTIMPKDIQLARRIRGERA; the protein is encoded by the coding sequence ATGGCTCGCACCAAACAGACTGCTCGCAAGTCCACCGGCGGCAAGGCGCCGCGCAAGCAGCTGGCCACCAAGGCGGCCCGCAAGAGCGCGCCGGCCACTGGGGGCGTGAAGAAGCCGCACCGCTACCGGCCCGGCACGGTGGCTCTGCGCGAGATCCGCCGTTACCAGAAGTCCACGGAGCTGCTGATCCGCAAGCTGCCTTTCCAGCGGCTGGTGCGCGAGATCGCGCAGGACTTCAAGACCGACCTGCGCTTCCAGAGCTCGGCCGTGATGGCGCTGCAGGAGGCGTGCGAGGCCTACCTGGTGGGGCTCTTCGAGGACACTAACCTGTGTGCCATCCACGCCAAGCGCGTCACCATCATGCCCAAGGACATCCAGCTCGCCCGCCGCATCCGTGGGGAGAGGGCCTAG
- the LOC110132948 gene encoding histone H2A type 1, whose protein sequence is MSGRGKQGGKARAKAKTRSSRAGLQFPVGRVHRLLRKGNYAERVGAGAPVYLAAVLEYLTAEILELAGNAARDNKKTRIIPRHLQLAIRNDEELNKLLGKVTIAQGGVLPNIQAVLLPKKTESHHKAKGK, encoded by the coding sequence ATGTCTGGACGCGGAAAACAAGGTGGCAAAGCCCGGGCTAAGGCCAAGACACGCTCCTCGCGGGCTGGACTTCAGTTCCCTGTGGGTCGAGTGCACCGTCTGCTTCGCAAAGGGAACTATGCCGAGCGTGTCGGTGCGGGTGCACCGGTGTATCTGGCGGCGGTGCTGGAGTACTTGACTGCCGAGATCCTGGAGCTGGCGGGCAACGCGGCCCGGGACAACAAGAAGACCCGCATAATCCCGCGCCACCTACAGCTGGCCATCCGCAACGACGAGGAGCTCAACAAGCTGCTGGGCAAAGTCACCATCGCTCAGGGCGGCGTCCTGCCCAACATCCAGGCCGTGTTGCTCCCTAAGAAGACCGAGAGCCACCATAAGGCCAAGGGCAAGTAA
- the LOC110132951 gene encoding histone H2B type 1-C/E/F/G/I, translating to MPEPAKSAPAPKKGSKKAVTKAQKKDGKKRKRSRKESYSVYVYKVLKQVHPDTGISSKAMGIMNSFVNDIFERIAGEASRLAHYNKRSTITSREIQTAVRLLLPGELAKHAVSEGTKAVTKYTSSK from the coding sequence ATGCCTGAGCCAGCCAAGTCCGCTCCTGCCCCAAAAAAGGGCTCTAAAAAAGCGGTGACCAAGGCGCAGAAGAAGGATGGCAAGAAGCGCAAGCGCAGCCGCAAGGAGAGCTACTCCGTGTACGTGTACAAGGTGCTGAAGCAGGTCCACCCGGACACCGGCATCTCGTCCAAGGCCATGGGCATCATGAACTCCTTCGTCAACGACATCTTCGAGCGCATCGCGGGCGAGGCGTCGCGCCTGGCGCATTACAACAAACGCTCGACCATCACATCCAGGGAGATCCAGACGGCCGTGCGCCTGCTGCTGCCCGGGGAGCTGGCCAAACACGCGGTGTCCGAGGGCACCAAGGCCGTCACCAAGTACACCAGTTCTAAGTGA
- the LOC110132949 gene encoding histone H2B type 1-C/E/F/G/I, which yields MPEPAKSAPAPKKGSKKAVTKAQKKDGKKRKRSRKESYSVYVYKVLKQVHPDTGISSKAMGIMNSFVNDIFERIAGEASRLAHYNKRSTITSREIQTAVRLLLPGELAKHAVSEGTKAVTKYTSSK from the coding sequence ATGCCTGAACCGGCTAAGTCCGCTCCCGCCCCTAAAAAGGGTTCTAAGAAGGCGGTGACTAAGGCGCAGAAGAAGGACGGCAAGAAGCGCAAGCGCAGCCGCAAGGAGAGCTACTCCGTGTACGTGTACAAGGTGCTGAAGCAGGTCCACCCCGACACCGGCATCTCGTCCAAGGCCATGGGCATCATGAACTCCTTCGTCAACGACATTTTCGAGCGCATCGCGGGCGAGGCGTCGCGCCTGGCGCATTACAACAAGCGCTCGACCATCACATCCAGGGAGATCCAGACGGCCGTGCGCCTGCTGCTGCCCGGGGAGCTGGCCAAACACGCGGTGTCCGAGGGCACCAAGGCCGTCACCAAGTACACCAGCTCCAAGTAA